In a genomic window of Alphaproteobacteria bacterium:
- a CDS encoding type I secretion C-terminal target domain-containing protein, with product MFKLGAQTNAFDIGTAMDIYSQSLNYGALDAVTDYLTAAQKTTLGTTPGVGNTLLNVVFNDDPFTTSDDILVSNVARDLMVKLNGQVNEFDLATATQVFAGNGNVNGVDAVIGELTSTQFTSNLQSLIAPALSAAGITLGTQSANTYTGTSAANKYLGLGGNDTLSGLDGNDQLYGDAGTDILYGGNHNDTLNGGTGNDTLYGDAGNDILFGGRGSDTLYGGANADTFVFDANDRGSGSDTIKDFSTAQGDKIDISDVLEQHDGSEILSQFVRLTTSGANTLLQVDMDGTGGSFGFTTVATIENVIGLDLNTLVNNGTIIV from the coding sequence ATGTTCAAACTAGGCGCGCAAACCAATGCCTTCGACATTGGCACAGCCATGGACATCTACTCCCAGAGCCTCAACTACGGCGCACTGGACGCGGTCACCGACTACCTGACCGCCGCTCAGAAAACAACACTCGGAACCACACCGGGCGTTGGTAACACCCTGCTGAACGTCGTTTTCAACGACGATCCTTTCACAACTTCAGACGACATCCTTGTCTCTAATGTTGCGCGTGACCTGATGGTCAAGCTCAACGGACAGGTCAATGAGTTTGATCTGGCGACCGCTACACAAGTTTTCGCTGGCAACGGAAACGTGAATGGCGTGGATGCTGTGATCGGTGAGTTGACCTCGACGCAGTTCACCAGCAACCTGCAAAGCCTGATAGCGCCCGCGCTCTCGGCGGCAGGAATCACGCTGGGAACACAATCCGCGAATACTTACACCGGCACCTCCGCCGCGAATAAGTATCTCGGTTTGGGCGGCAACGATACGCTCAGCGGTCTGGACGGCAACGACCAGCTCTATGGCGATGCGGGAACCGACATCCTTTATGGCGGCAACCACAACGACACCTTGAATGGCGGAACCGGCAACGACACGCTGTATGGCGATGCCGGGAACGACATCCTCTTCGGTGGTCGGGGCAGCGATACCCTCTACGGCGGCGCGAATGCGGACACCTTCGTGTTCGATGCCAACGACCGTGGGTCAGGTTCCGACACGATCAAGGACTTCAGCACCGCTCAGGGCGACAAGATCGACATTTCCGATGTCCTCGAACAGCATGACGGCTCCGAAATCCTCAGCCAGTTCGTCCGCCTGACAACCTCGGGGGCCAACACGCTCCTGCAGGTCGATATGGACGGTACGGGCGGTTCCTTTGGTTTCACGACCGTCGCAACCATCGAGAATGTCATCGGCCTTGACCTGAACACCCTCGTCAATAATGGGACGATTATCGTCTAA
- a CDS encoding PhoH family protein, giving the protein MCFISPLESEGEYLPQELFLEFKNNNLLPFLFGEHNTHLSHLEKVLNISISDRGNTLRLAGENIPVRQAQNILNTLYRKLENKDIAEVSPADIDAQLRFINDPSKDSNGLAGEDKRDSLTIRTKKKTIAARTPNQMAYLEQIRQKEMVFGLGPAGTGKTYLAVAAGVDMFLQGRVERLVFCRPAVEAGENLGFLPGDMKEKIDPYLRPVYDALHDMLPFDFLVKRMETGDIEIAPLAFMRGRTLAHSFVILDEAQNATTMQVKMFLTRMGEASRMVITGDPKQSDLPAHVKSGLNEAVELLSGIDEIGFTHFELKDVIRHPLVGKILKAYDKQ; this is encoded by the coding sequence ATATGCTTTATAAGCCCTCTTGAAAGTGAAGGAGAATACTTGCCCCAGGAACTATTTTTAGAATTTAAAAACAACAACTTACTGCCGTTTCTCTTCGGCGAGCACAACACACACCTCTCCCACCTCGAAAAAGTGCTGAATATCTCGATTTCGGACAGAGGAAACACCCTGCGGCTGGCGGGTGAAAACATTCCGGTCAGGCAGGCGCAGAACATCCTCAACACCCTCTACAGAAAGCTTGAAAACAAAGACATAGCTGAAGTCAGCCCCGCGGATATCGACGCGCAGCTCCGCTTCATCAACGATCCTTCAAAGGACTCGAACGGCTTGGCAGGCGAAGACAAGCGCGACAGCCTGACCATCCGCACCAAAAAGAAAACGATCGCGGCGCGTACACCGAATCAGATGGCCTACCTGGAACAAATCCGCCAGAAAGAAATGGTCTTCGGCCTCGGCCCGGCCGGAACGGGAAAAACCTATCTGGCCGTCGCCGCGGGCGTGGATATGTTCCTGCAGGGTCGCGTTGAACGGCTTGTGTTTTGCCGGCCCGCTGTCGAAGCGGGAGAAAATCTCGGCTTTCTCCCCGGCGACATGAAGGAAAAAATCGACCCCTACCTTCGCCCTGTCTATGACGCCCTGCACGATATGCTACCCTTCGACTTTCTGGTCAAGCGTATGGAAACAGGCGATATCGAGATCGCACCTCTGGCCTTCATGCGTGGCCGCACCCTCGCCCATTCCTTTGTAATTCTGGACGAAGCCCAGAACGCGACCACCATGCAGGTGAAAATGTTCCTGACCCGCATGGGCGAAGCCTCCCGCATGGTGATTACCGGCGACCCGAAGCAAAGTGACCTGCCCGCGCACGTGAAATCCGGGCTGAACGAAGCCGTTGAGCTTCTCTCCGGCATTGACGAAATCGGCTTCACGCACTTTGAACTCAAGGACGTGATCCGCCATCCCCTTGTCGGAAAAATCCTCAAGGCCTACGATAAACAATAA
- the ybeY gene encoding rRNA maturation RNase YbeY has protein sequence MHIDITIEEGAWHAELPDIESLTQKILEKARQHPDISANLNGHANSEVSITLSGDEFIRNLNREYRRKNKPTNVLSFPLTENGDFNTDIGLLSLGDIIMAYETVKQESQEQKKNFCDHYAHLLIHGFLHLLHYDHEENDEAENMERLEAEILGTLKISNPYEKTDETEAIM, from the coding sequence ATGCACATCGACATTACGATTGAAGAAGGCGCTTGGCACGCCGAACTTCCCGATATTGAATCTCTGACGCAAAAGATCCTGGAAAAAGCCCGTCAGCACCCGGATATTTCCGCAAACCTGAACGGACACGCCAACAGCGAAGTCAGCATCACTCTATCCGGCGATGAGTTCATCAGAAATCTGAACAGGGAATATCGCAGAAAAAATAAACCCACGAACGTCTTGTCTTTTCCTTTAACGGAAAACGGCGATTTCAACACGGACATAGGCCTGCTCAGCCTCGGCGACATTATTATGGCCTATGAAACGGTGAAGCAGGAATCACAGGAGCAAAAGAAAAATTTCTGCGACCACTATGCCCATCTTCTGATTCACGGCTTTCTGCACCTGCTGCATTATGACCATGAAGAAAATGATGAGGCAGAAAATATGGAAAGACTGGAAGCGGAAATCCTCGGCACGCTGAAGATTTCCAACCCTTATGAAAAAACTGACGAAACAGAAGCGATAATGTGA
- a CDS encoding HlyC/CorC family transporter, protein MLMGKPDTTLRETIEEYIEEDKTEAAETPSVSDHEKQLLGNILKLRDLTAFDVMIPRTDIVAISKDTTEEELLDILAKNLHSRLPVYKESLDNVIGSIHVKDIISVLATGKKIDIPALIRDIPVVSPSMKVLDLLLQMRMTGKHMVLVIDEFGGVDGLIAIGDVIEAVVGEIDDEHDPEEEPEVQIRPDGTVIADARLELEDFEERFGIELSAEEKEENDTLGGLIFTMAGQVPVRGEILKHESGLIFEIIEADTRRVKSVSVKNLPKSALLQAAAD, encoded by the coding sequence ATGCTGATGGGTAAACCCGACACAACTCTGCGCGAAACCATCGAGGAATACATAGAGGAAGACAAGACGGAGGCTGCCGAGACGCCCTCCGTCTCCGATCACGAAAAGCAGCTTCTCGGCAACATCCTGAAATTACGCGACCTCACGGCTTTTGACGTGATGATCCCCAGGACCGACATCGTAGCCATAAGCAAGGACACGACTGAAGAGGAACTGCTCGACATCCTCGCCAAAAACCTGCACAGCCGCCTGCCTGTCTATAAGGAAAGCCTCGACAATGTCATCGGCTCCATCCACGTAAAGGACATAATTTCCGTTCTGGCGACAGGAAAAAAAATTGATATCCCGGCCTTGATCCGCGATATCCCGGTTGTGTCTCCGTCCATGAAGGTTCTCGACTTGCTTCTTCAAATGAGGATGACCGGAAAACACATGGTTCTGGTCATAGACGAATTCGGAGGCGTGGACGGTCTGATCGCCATCGGCGACGTCATCGAAGCCGTTGTCGGAGAGATCGACGACGAACACGACCCCGAGGAGGAGCCGGAAGTGCAGATAAGGCCCGATGGCACGGTCATCGCCGATGCCCGTCTGGAACTGGAAGATTTTGAGGAGCGTTTCGGTATAGAACTGAGTGCCGAGGAAAAGGAAGAAAACGACACACTCGGCGGCCTGATCTTCACCATGGCCGGACAGGTTCCGGTCAGGGGCGAAATCCTCAAGCATGAATCCGGCCTGATCTTCGAGATCATTGAGGCCGATACCCGCCGCGTCAAAAGCGTCAGCGTCAAGAACTTGCCGAAATCCGCGCTCCTGCAAGCCGCAGCGGACTGA
- the lnt gene encoding apolipoprotein N-acyltransferase, translated as MTPEGHKKKSDKIVSAAIAFALGGLSVLAMAPYEWPFVLLFTLSSLYVLLSAGSEGKVAFLYGWSFGFGYFVFGLYWIGNALLVEGNEYAWAYPLALTVLPALLGFFPAFAVYLWRKLYDPFTLPGFLGFTASLSLFEWLRGNILTGFPWNLFGYTWAGFLPVAQIASFSDVYFLTALTILWASAAGFMFIYKADTAKKMSVAGVLILTFVASLLFGVNRLKTPSIDRDDISFVLVQPNISQSEKWTADLLPQHFNTHLDLTESEGLTAPKSVKTTYVIWPETAIPLPFTAHPDAKGMIAQALQYYPETAFLLSGAVTRSLDEKGYHNSLVTYNRDGEIVQTFNKFHLVPFGEYMPLQEILPLSPVVGFSGFKSGPGPQTLSVSEGFSFSPLVCYEIIFPNHVLANGEARPDAIINVTNDSWYGISAGPYQHFAQARFRAIEEGIPVIRVANSGFSGVIDPHGKIISRTELYEKKTLRINLPQSLKKKNYISYLSIGMILLTLIISYFLKVTTDSHANHD; from the coding sequence ATGACACCTGAGGGTCACAAAAAAAAATCGGATAAGATTGTCAGCGCGGCAATCGCTTTTGCTCTGGGCGGCCTTTCGGTTTTGGCGATGGCGCCTTACGAATGGCCCTTCGTTTTATTGTTCACGCTCAGCAGCCTTTACGTCCTTCTCTCCGCGGGATCAGAAGGAAAAGTAGCCTTCCTGTATGGCTGGTCCTTCGGCTTCGGGTATTTTGTGTTCGGTCTGTACTGGATCGGCAACGCCCTTCTGGTCGAGGGCAACGAATACGCATGGGCTTACCCGCTCGCTTTGACAGTCTTACCCGCGCTGCTAGGCTTTTTCCCCGCCTTTGCTGTTTATCTTTGGCGCAAGCTTTACGATCCCTTCACGCTTCCGGGCTTTCTCGGGTTTACGGCAAGCCTCTCGCTCTTCGAATGGCTGCGCGGAAATATCCTGACCGGATTCCCCTGGAATCTCTTCGGCTATACGTGGGCGGGCTTCCTTCCGGTCGCCCAAATAGCCTCCTTCTCGGATGTTTATTTTCTGACCGCCCTGACCATCCTCTGGGCCTCGGCGGCAGGGTTCATGTTCATTTACAAGGCCGACACAGCAAAAAAAATGTCCGTCGCCGGAGTTCTGATTCTGACTTTTGTCGCCAGCCTCCTTTTTGGCGTGAACAGGCTCAAAACACCCTCGATCGACCGCGACGATATATCGTTTGTCCTCGTTCAACCCAATATCAGCCAGTCGGAAAAATGGACCGCCGACCTTCTGCCCCAGCACTTTAATACCCATCTGGATTTAACGGAAAGCGAAGGATTAACCGCGCCAAAAAGCGTCAAGACGACCTATGTAATCTGGCCGGAAACTGCGATCCCCCTGCCCTTTACGGCCCACCCCGATGCCAAAGGCATGATCGCACAAGCGCTGCAATATTATCCGGAAACGGCGTTCCTTCTCTCCGGGGCAGTGACCCGCAGCCTTGACGAAAAAGGCTACCATAACAGCCTCGTGACTTATAACAGGGACGGCGAAATCGTCCAGACCTTCAACAAATTCCACCTCGTCCCCTTCGGCGAATATATGCCGCTGCAGGAGATTCTCCCCCTCTCCCCGGTAGTGGGCTTCAGCGGCTTTAAAAGCGGCCCCGGCCCGCAAACGCTTTCGGTTTCCGAGGGCTTCTCCTTCAGTCCCCTGGTCTGCTACGAAATCATTTTTCCCAACCACGTACTGGCAAACGGCGAAGCAAGGCCTGACGCCATCATCAATGTGACGAACGATAGCTGGTACGGCATCAGCGCCGGCCCGTACCAGCATTTCGCGCAGGCCAGGTTCCGCGCGATAGAGGAAGGCATTCCGGTAATAAGAGTCGCGAACTCCGGCTTCAGCGGCGTAATAGATCCCCATGGAAAAATAATATCAAGAACAGAACTTTATGAGAAAAAAACGCTGCGAATCAATCTGCCGCAAAGTCTTAAGAAAAAAAATTACATCTCATACTTAAGTATTGGTATGATACTTCTAACCCTGATTATTTCTTATTTTCTAAAAGTCACCACTGATAGCCATGCAAATCATGATTGA
- a CDS encoding helix-turn-helix domain-containing protein translates to MKAQKTRKTKGVPDNVDRFVGQRLKSRRILLSMSQEKLAESVGITFQQVQKYERGTNRISSSRLLKFSKVLQVPVGFFFEGAEDTIGYETQGKKTGFSDSNQEPLDDSMPADVFVRKESLILLRSYYAVPDPEMRKTFLKILKSMAKSQSEKT, encoded by the coding sequence ATGAAAGCTCAAAAAACAAGAAAAACAAAGGGCGTTCCTGATAACGTCGATAGGTTCGTAGGCCAGCGTTTAAAATCGCGCCGCATCCTTTTGTCAATGAGCCAGGAAAAGCTCGCCGAAAGCGTCGGCATCACCTTTCAGCAGGTCCAGAAATACGAGCGCGGTACAAACCGCATCAGTTCAAGCCGGCTTCTGAAATTCAGTAAAGTCCTGCAGGTTCCCGTTGGTTTTTTCTTCGAGGGTGCCGAGGATACTATAGGTTATGAAACCCAAGGTAAAAAGACTGGATTTTCTGACAGTAACCAAGAGCCTTTGGATGACTCAATGCCGGCAGACGTCTTTGTTCGCAAGGAATCACTGATACTTCTGAGGAGCTACTACGCCGTTCCCGACCCGGAAATGCGCAAAACATTCCTCAAAATACTCAAATCCATGGCAAAAAGCCAAAGCGAAAAAACATAG
- a CDS encoding methionine adenosyltransferase, whose translation MKKNAANPAAEPDRLKDYLFTSESVSEGHPDKVCDRISDAVLDHYLTHDPHSRVACETLVTTDTVVIAGETRGPDSITKDDIEAVARKAIREIGYEQEGFNWKTVNVQVKLHKQSADIAQGVDSAATKDEGAGDQGIMFGYACRETDALMPATLHYSHAILRSLAEARHSGASPELEPDAKSQVTLEYRDDKPVRATSIVVSTQHKDGLTQAQMKEIVRPHVLAVLPDESWMCPEEEFYVNPTGRFVIGGPVGDCGLTGRKIIVDTYGGAAPHGGGAFSGKDPTKVDRSAAYAARYLAKNIVAAGYAEVCTIQLSYAIGVSKPLSTYLFTHGTGTAPESVIISALQKLVDLSPRGIREHLKLNRPIYARTSAYGHFGREPEPDGGFSWEKLDLVKDLQKIIG comes from the coding sequence ATGAAGAAAAACGCTGCCAACCCGGCCGCCGAGCCTGATAGGCTTAAGGATTACCTTTTCACAAGCGAATCCGTCTCCGAAGGTCACCCGGACAAGGTCTGCGACCGCATCTCCGATGCGGTTCTCGACCACTACCTGACCCACGACCCCCACTCCCGCGTGGCTTGCGAAACGCTCGTCACAACCGACACGGTGGTTATCGCCGGTGAAACCCGCGGCCCCGACAGCATTACGAAAGACGACATCGAAGCCGTCGCTCGCAAGGCCATCCGCGAAATCGGCTACGAGCAGGAGGGCTTCAACTGGAAGACCGTGAATGTTCAGGTCAAGCTGCACAAACAGTCCGCAGACATCGCGCAGGGTGTAGACTCTGCCGCAACCAAGGACGAAGGCGCGGGCGACCAGGGAATTATGTTCGGCTACGCTTGCCGCGAAACCGATGCGCTGATGCCCGCAACGCTGCACTACTCCCATGCGATCCTGCGTTCCCTCGCCGAGGCCCGCCACTCCGGCGCGTCTCCCGAACTCGAACCCGACGCGAAATCGCAGGTGACCCTCGAATACCGTGACGACAAACCCGTCCGCGCCACCTCGATCGTGGTGTCCACGCAGCATAAGGATGGCCTGACGCAAGCACAGATGAAGGAAATCGTTCGTCCTCACGTCCTCGCGGTTCTCCCGGATGAAAGCTGGATGTGCCCGGAGGAGGAATTCTACGTCAATCCGACCGGACGCTTCGTCATCGGCGGCCCTGTCGGCGACTGCGGCCTGACCGGACGCAAAATCATCGTGGACACTTACGGCGGCGCGGCCCCCCACGGCGGCGGCGCATTCTCCGGTAAGGACCCCACGAAGGTGGACCGTTCAGCGGCCTACGCGGCCCGCTACCTGGCGAAGAACATCGTCGCGGCGGGTTATGCCGAGGTCTGCACGATCCAGCTCTCTTACGCGATCGGCGTATCCAAGCCTCTCTCGACCTATCTGTTCACCCATGGAACGGGCACAGCCCCCGAGTCTGTGATCATCAGCGCCCTTCAAAAACTGGTCGATCTCAGCCCCCGTGGCATCCGCGAGCATCTGAAGCTCAACCGCCCGATCTATGCCAGAACCTCGGCCTACGGCCACTTTGGCCGTGAGCCCGAGCCCGATGGCGGCTTCTCATGGGAAAAGCTGGACCTCGTCAAAGACCTGCAAAAGATCATTGGCTAG
- the trmB gene encoding tRNA (guanosine(46)-N7)-methyltransferase TrmB, translating to MASSEHNEPESRDSAPQRRSLFGRRIGRPLSAQKKEALERWLPVLSIPHEKLRSPGALQPSSLFNRNFSSVWFEIGFGYGEHLIALARKNPQTAFLGAEPFLNGMAAFLSEVDAAPMDNVRVLMDDALILARALADDTLDGIYILNPDPWHKTRHQKRRIVNRKNLDIFHRLLKPGGLLVMTSDVEPMAEWMVTQASLHPGFEWTARKSEDWQVPPEDWIKTRYETKGAKNAKKMSYLFFRKKDETPQKPLA from the coding sequence TTGGCTAGTTCAGAACACAACGAACCTGAATCCAGAGACTCCGCCCCCCAAAGGCGGAGTCTTTTTGGCAGGCGGATCGGCAGACCTCTGAGCGCCCAAAAAAAGGAAGCACTGGAACGCTGGCTGCCAGTTCTATCTATCCCGCACGAAAAACTCAGATCTCCGGGAGCGCTCCAACCATCCTCCCTTTTCAACAGGAATTTTTCTTCTGTCTGGTTTGAAATCGGCTTCGGCTATGGTGAACACCTAATCGCCCTGGCAAGAAAAAATCCGCAGACAGCTTTTTTAGGCGCCGAACCCTTCCTCAACGGCATGGCCGCCTTTTTATCGGAGGTGGACGCCGCGCCCATGGACAACGTGCGCGTCCTGATGGATGACGCCCTGATTCTGGCCCGCGCTCTGGCGGATGATACCCTCGATGGAATTTATATCCTCAACCCCGATCCCTGGCACAAGACCCGCCACCAAAAGCGCCGGATCGTGAACCGTAAAAATCTGGATATTTTCCACCGCCTACTCAAGCCCGGCGGTCTTCTGGTCATGACCAGCGATGTCGAACCCATGGCCGAATGGATGGTGACACAGGCCAGCCTGCATCCCGGATTTGAATGGACGGCAAGAAAATCAGAAGATTGGCAGGTACCCCCTGAGGATTGGATCAAGACCCGCTACGAGACCAAAGGCGCCAAAAACGCCAAAAAAATGTCCTATCTCTTTTTCCGCAAAAAAGACGAAACCCCTCAAAAACCACTTGCCTAG
- a CDS encoding ribosome maturation factor RimP yields the protein MKRTPLEQKLTLLMQPVIEDLGFQLVLASVIGEGGTKTVQVLAQDPGTRNLGVEDAATISRSLSALLDVEDPIEGKYRLEVGSPGIDRPLVQAADFEHYKGYEAKLEIATPLENGQRRFRGVLKGLQDKNVLVETDRGQVELPLSELTKAKLVLTDKLIKAAAQM from the coding sequence ATGAAAAGAACACCCTTGGAACAAAAACTGACACTCTTGATGCAGCCGGTCATCGAAGACCTCGGCTTCCAGCTTGTACTGGCCAGCGTGATCGGCGAGGGCGGAACCAAAACCGTCCAGGTTCTGGCGCAGGATCCCGGAACCCGTAATCTCGGTGTCGAGGATGCGGCAACGATTAGCCGTTCGCTCTCCGCCCTTCTCGACGTCGAAGACCCGATCGAGGGCAAATACAGGCTGGAGGTCGGCTCCCCCGGCATCGACCGCCCTTTGGTGCAGGCCGCAGATTTCGAACATTACAAGGGCTACGAGGCGAAACTGGAAATCGCGACGCCTCTGGAAAACGGCCAGCGCCGTTTCCGCGGAGTGCTGAAAGGATTGCAGGATAAAAACGTCCTGGTCGAAACCGACCGCGGACAGGTAGAACTCCCCTTGTCGGAACTGACAAAGGCGAAATTGGTACTGACGGATAAACTGATTAAAGCTGCGGCTCAAATGTAG
- the nusA gene encoding transcription termination/antitermination protein NusA translates to MELLQVADTVAREKNIDREIVIKAMEEAIQKAGRSKYGYEQDIRAEIDRRTGMINLKRFREVLDIAAIMENEVSQLTLAEARKIKPDAQPGEFLIDDLPPLDFGRIAAQTAKQVIMQKVREAERSRQYEEFKDRVGEIVNGIVKRVEYGNVIVDIQGRAEGLLRRDEGIPRESLNTGDRIRAIIYEVREEPRGPQIFLSRSHPEFMAKLFMQEVPEIYDGIIEIRRVARDPGSRAKIAVISRDSSIDPVGACVGMRGSRVQAVVGELHGEKIDIIPWSDDIASFVVSALQPATVTKVVLDEERNRMDVVVPDEQLSLAIGRRGQNVRLASMLTGWDIDIMTEAEESQRRTDEFKTRSALFIEALDVDDVIAHLLVAEGFTKVEEIAETPIDELNEIEGFEVEISTELQNRARSWLRKQAEELKVKQSELGIADNLMDAEGLLPNQIVKLGEKGIKTLDDLADLAGDELVELLGADSITLTDANAAIMKAREHWFADENKAQEENAQETAD, encoded by the coding sequence ATGGAACTGTTGCAGGTTGCGGACACGGTAGCACGCGAAAAAAACATAGACCGTGAAATCGTCATCAAGGCGATGGAGGAAGCGATCCAGAAGGCCGGACGCTCGAAATACGGCTACGAGCAGGACATCCGCGCCGAGATCGACCGCCGGACGGGCATGATCAACCTCAAGCGTTTCCGCGAGGTTCTGGACATAGCCGCAATCATGGAAAACGAAGTGTCCCAGCTGACCCTTGCCGAAGCCCGCAAGATCAAGCCGGACGCGCAACCCGGCGAGTTTCTGATTGACGACCTGCCCCCGCTCGATTTCGGCCGCATCGCCGCTCAGACCGCCAAACAGGTCATCATGCAGAAAGTCCGCGAGGCCGAACGTTCCCGCCAGTACGAGGAATTCAAGGACCGCGTCGGCGAGATCGTCAACGGCATCGTCAAGCGCGTCGAATACGGCAACGTCATCGTGGACATTCAGGGCCGCGCCGAAGGCCTCCTCCGCCGCGATGAGGGCATTCCCCGTGAGTCGCTGAACACGGGCGACCGTATCCGCGCCATTATCTACGAAGTCCGCGAGGAACCCAGAGGCCCACAGATTTTCCTTTCCCGCAGCCATCCAGAATTCATGGCCAAGCTGTTCATGCAGGAAGTGCCCGAAATCTACGATGGGATCATCGAAATCAGACGCGTCGCCCGTGATCCGGGCAGCCGCGCCAAAATTGCCGTCATCTCACGCGACAGCTCGATCGACCCGGTCGGCGCTTGCGTGGGAATGCGCGGCAGCCGTGTGCAGGCGGTGGTTGGTGAACTCCACGGCGAAAAAATCGACATTATACCCTGGTCAGACGATATCGCCTCCTTTGTGGTCAGCGCTTTGCAGCCCGCCACCGTAACCAAGGTCGTCCTCGACGAGGAAAGAAACAGAATGGACGTCGTCGTCCCTGATGAACAGCTCAGCCTCGCCATCGGCCGCCGGGGACAAAACGTGCGCCTCGCCTCCATGCTGACCGGCTGGGATATCGACATCATGACTGAGGCCGAGGAATCTCAGCGCCGCACCGACGAATTCAAGACCCGTTCCGCTCTATTCATCGAGGCTCTGGACGTGGACGATGTCATTGCTCATCTTCTGGTCGCCGAAGGCTTTACCAAGGTTGAGGAAATCGCCGAAACCCCGATCGACGAACTCAACGAGATCGAGGGCTTCGAGGTTGAAATTTCAACCGAACTACAGAACCGCGCAAGAAGCTGGCTCCGGAAACAGGCGGAAGAGCTTAAGGTCAAACAATCCGAACTCGGGATTGCCGACAACCTTATGGACGCAGAAGGCCTGCTGCCCAATCAGATTGTGAAGCTGGGGGAAAAAGGCATCAAGACCCTCGACGATCTTGCCGACCTCGCCGGAGACGAACTGGTTGAGCTTCTTGGTGCGGATTCGATCACTTTGACGGATGCAAACGCGGCGATTATGAAAGCTCGCGAACACTGGTTTGCAGACGAAAACAAGGCGCAGGAAGAAAACGCACAGGAAACAGCGGACTGA